A region from the Pelobates fuscus isolate aPelFus1 chromosome 3, aPelFus1.pri, whole genome shotgun sequence genome encodes:
- the LOC134601657 gene encoding AF4/FMR2 family member 4-like produces MAVVLNFCFHESDPPSSNKWYLGNWLKKGNPHKVSLASSLDTNMVSSHGYNKENQEQGTRAGNTESCGPKEFTTSFTPTRDTKNAQKGSESRRGRKKSPSQFQNTTLRRDILKNQSRHFAKESVETPRDGLKIEKIATTAEITTNMPPNRPNASTNGSHKLNMKKEPKSSPCLAAENKKSKPLSKSLQKSREFVKTSLVQTSKSSESNRTSPLKPSIEQEDIFYRSLLTPMKGLLSPLSDPEDQLPLIVKKDSNLLSQIPGWPYKNAEQPTIEKIAPKQHPKETQKQTEQSFNKGKRTHKNDEELKGNDAKKQKVEEKTTNYKVPSKELSKPNPVKERELLPSSATPALQKDFKSEHGSRKRTISQSSSQKSSSSGSTKDSGTESKSSDKQRKSSTEETKDKPSGNTASVAFVPAIDKKLWRAKLTFEDRTHSADHYLLEAKKVKHKADALSDRFEKAVLYLDAVLFFIECGNALEKSVDESKSPFRMYGETLELIKYTLKLACPAAPDATSADKRLAVLCLCCQSLLYLRLFKLKKESALEDSKTLTEYLNISYGNSQAPSPTRGSKSVSMPFPVSPKLSPGNSNSYSSNVSNTTGDTSFVTISQKIHQMTASYVQDTSNFLYATEIWDQAEQLCTEQSEFFSELDKVMGLLNFHSSTIPELVCYTRQGLHWLRLDAKLKH; encoded by the exons ATGGCTGTTGTCCTGAATTTCTGTTTTCATGag TCTGACCCTCCATCATCAAATAAGTGGTACTTGGGTAACTGGTTGAAGAAGGGGAATCCACACAAAGTGTCTCTTGCATCTTCATTAGATACTAATATGGTATCATCCCATGGATACAACAAGGAGAATCAAGAGCAGGGCACTAGAGCAGGAAATACAGAATCATGTGGTCCAAAGGAGTTTACCACTTCTTTTACCCCCACCCGAGACACCAAGAATGCACAAAAAGGCTCTGAAAGCAGACGAGGCAGAAAGAAGTCTCCATCTCAATTTCAAAACACCACACTAAGGAGAGATATTTTGAAAAATCAGTCCAGACATTTTGCAAAGGAATCTGTAGAGACACCACGAGATGGACTCAAAATAGAGA AAATTGCTACTACAGcagaaattactacaaatatgccCCCTAACAGACCAAATGCTTCTACAAATGGCTCTCACAAACTCAACATGAAGAAAGAACCCAAATCCTCTCCCTGCCTTGCAGCAGAGAATAAAAAGTCTAAGCCTTTATCAAAATCCCTTCAGAAGTCCAGAGAGTTTGTTAAAACATCTTTAGTCCAAACGTCTAAAAGTTCAGAGAGCAATAGAACATCTCCTCTAAAACCCTCCATTGAGCAGGAAGATATTTTTTATCgctcattattaactcctatgAAGGGGCTTCTTTCACCCCTTAGTGACCCTGAGGATCAGTTACCTCTTATTGTAAAAAAGGACTCAAACCTGTTGTCCCAGATTCCTGGATGGCCGTACAAAAATGCAGAGCAGCCCACGATTGAAAAGATTGCACCTAAGCAGCACCCAAAAGAGACCCAGAAACAGACCGAGCAAAGCTTCAATAAGGGGAAGCGGACGCACAAG aatgaTGAAGAATTAAAAGGTAATGATGCCAAGAAACAAAAAGTAGAAGAAAAGACCACAAACTACAAAGTGCCCAGTAAAGA GTTGTCAAAACCAAATCCTGTAAAGGAAAGAGAGTTACTCCCTTCATCTGCAACCCCAGCTCTACAGAAAGATTTCAAGTCTGAACATGGGTCTCGAAAAAGAACCATTAGCCAGTCTTCATCTCAGAAATCCAGCAGCAGTGGCAGCACAAAGGATAGTGGCACTGAAAGTAAGTCTTCTGATAAGCAAAGAAAAAGTAGCACCGAGGAGACAAAG GATAAACCCTCAGGTAATACAGCTTCTGTCGCTTTTGTGCCAGCAATCGATAAaaaattgtggagagcaaaacTGACCTTCGAAGACAG AACCCATTCGGCTGATCACTATCTACTGGAAGCGAAGAAAGTAAAGCACAAGGCTGATGCGTTG tCAGACAGATTCGAGAAAGCAGTACTCTACCTTGATGCGGTGCTTTTTTTCATTGAGTGCGGAAACGCTTTAGAGAAGAGTGTCGACGAATCAAAATCTCCATTTCGGATGTATGGTGAAACATTAGAGTTAATAAA GTACACCTTGAAATTGGCATGTCCTGCAGCCCCTGATGCTACATCAGCTGATAAGAGACTTGCTGTTCTTTG TCTTTGCTGTCAATCCCTTTTGTACTTGAGGTTATTCAAACTGAAGAAGGAGAGTGCATTGGAAGATTCCAAGACATTAACTGAATACTTAAAC ATCTCTTACGGTAATTCTCAAGCTCCATCTCCTACCAGGGGAAG CAAATCCGTGAGTATGCCTTTCCCAGTGTCTCCGAAGCTGTCTCCGGGCAATTCTAATAGCTATTCCTCCAATGTGTCCAATACTACTGGAGACACGTCATTTGTGACTATATCACAGAAGATTCACCAGATGACAGCCAGCTATGTCCAGGACACGTCCAACTTCCTTTATGCCACTGAAATTTGGGACCAAGCAGAACAACTCTGCACAGAGCAAAGTG AATTTTTTTCTGAACTGGATAAAGTTATGGGCCTCCTGAACTTCCATTCCAGCACCATCCCAGAACTGGTATGCTACACCCGTCAAGGCCTGCACTGGTTACGCCTTGATGCCAAGTTGAAACATTAA